The genomic region GTTTTGTTTACATTAAACAGCTTTCTTGGAATTATGGCAAGAAGGAGCGCAAAAACACGGACTCTTTTAAGGAGCCTCCAGCAAATTACTAGACAGGCCGGTGGCGTAAAGTAATTTGGCGTAAGCTATTTTTAGGTCAGCCAAGGCCTGTATACGCCTCACCTGAGCACTGGTAAGAAAGAATAATTTAAAAATCAAGGGGGCTACGCCCCAGTGCCTTGCCCCCGATACTTAACCGAATCTAGAATCCAGGAAACTAAATTTAGCCATTTCTATTTTGGGTGGTCGGATAGTTTCTTTTTGTAAGAATAGATAATGTTTTAGTTTTCTTCGTTATCTGTAATTTCGTGCATAAATTCTTTTTCGATAAGAAGAATAATTACTTCTCCGAGTTCGTTTAGGCGAGTATCAATGGTTTCCAAGCGAGCGGCAAAATAATTGTAGGCCGTACTAGCCGGGATAGCGGCAAAAAGGCCAAGGGCCGTAGCAATAAGGGCTTCAGCAATACCTGGGGCTACAGTAGCCAAGCTGGCCGATCCCTTAAGGCCTATGTGGTGGAAAGCCGTCATTATGCCCCAGACCGTACCAAACAGACCTATAAACGGGGCGCTATTCCCGGTTATTGCCAGAAAGGAAAGACCTTCTTTTAAAGTTACGAGTTCTCTTTCTCTGGCGACGTTTAAGTAGCGATTTAGGCGTTTGATAAACATTTCAAGCCAGAGGGCAAAAAGTTCTTTTTTGGCAGGAAGGGCGCTTTCTGAGCGGAGCCTTACCAGTTCTCCTAGTAAATACCGGGCGATATTCCAGCCAGAAGATTTTTTATAACGGCGTAATTTAGTAGCCAGTTCCTGACAGGAAACACTTTTTTCAGCAATGAGAGATAGCTCTCCAAGGCCGCGGGTAGCTTGCTTGAATTGCCGCCATTTTAAAAAAATGACAGCCCACGTACCAATAGACATAAAAAGAAGAACCAACATGGTTAGCTTGGCTACGAGCCCTGCTTGAAATATCAGATACCAGAGATTCACTTTAGCCTCCTTGGGGGTGAAAGATAAAATTTTCAGGGACTCGTTTTAGCAAACCCTTTTCAAGACATTTGTCAAGAAAGACACTTACCGCCTTTTGTCCTTTTTCTTTTAAGGAGAAAGTAAACTCGTTTACAAAGGTTTCGATGTGTTGCTTTATAATCTTGGGTTCAAGCTCTTGAGCGTGCGCCGTTATAAAGGGCCA from Thermodesulfatator indicus DSM 15286 harbors:
- a CDS encoding MotA/TolQ/ExbB proton channel family protein; protein product: MNLWYLIFQAGLVAKLTMLVLLFMSIGTWAVIFLKWRQFKQATRGLGELSLIAEKSVSCQELATKLRRYKKSSGWNIARYLLGELVRLRSESALPAKKELFALWLEMFIKRLNRYLNVARERELVTLKEGLSFLAITGNSAPFIGLFGTVWGIMTAFHHIGLKGSASLATVAPGIAEALIATALGLFAAIPASTAYNYFAARLETIDTRLNELGEVIILLIEKEFMHEITDNEEN